ATGGAACACGGCACGGGCTACGAGATCCGCCATCCCCTGGAGGTGCTGGAAGACGCGCTGGTCGCGGACTGAACGGCGGGCCTGGCCGTGACGGTACCCGCGGACCGACGCCTCCGTCGTTCTCCCCACCGAAACGCCGCCGAACTTTATAATCGCGAGGCCGGAACCGTCGCCTATGGGTTTGCGAGACTGGGTTACCGGGCTGCTGGGCGAGGGCGAGTCGGGTGCTGGTGGCAGTGACGGCGACGGCGGGCTCGACCTCGTCGTCGACGTGGAGCGGCGGGCTGGGGCGATCCTCGAACACTACGGGCTGCCGGGCGAGGAGGCGCGTCGCGTCGCCGAGATCCTCGCCGCCGAACTGACGCGGGAGGAGGGCTACGCCCGGTCGATGATCGCCGACCGGGTGGTGCGCGAACTCGACCTCGACGAGGAGCGGGCCCGGACCGTCGTCGACACGGAGGTGGCGTCGATCCGGAACCTCGCCCGCGTCCGCAGGTACACAGAGCAGGCGGGCGGCGACGTCCGGTTCCGGTGGGTCGACTCCGTCGGCCAGGACGACTCGCCCGTCTGTGCTGACGTGCGAGCGGCGATCGACGACCGCGGCCCGGTGTCTCTCGACGAATTACGGGAACTCATCCGGGACGCTGCGAGCGAACACTCGTCCGGGACGCCCGAGCGGGCCGACGACCTCGTCCCGCACGAGCGCTGTCGCCACACCGTCGTGCGACACCTCGAGGACTGACCGGCGTCGGCCCCGGACGGCTTGGCCGGCTCAGGTGAGCGCCTCGTCCTGCACCGTCGATTCGTCGGTCGCGATGCCGCTGAACTCGAACCGGGCACCGCCGGTAGGAGCGTCGGTCACGGTGACGTCCCAGCCGTGCGCGTCGGCGACGGTTTCGACGATCGCCAGGCCGAAACCGGTCCCGTTCTCGGAGGTGGTGAACCCCTGGTCGAGTACCTCGGACTGCTGGTCTTCGGGGATACCGGGCCCGTCGTCTTCGACGTAGAACCCGTCCCGGAGCGTCCCGACCGTGACGGTCACGTCGTCGCCGTCTTCACTGGTGCCGTGTTCTATCGAGTTCCGAAAGAGGTTCTCGAACACCTGCAACAGGCGGGTCCGGTCCGCCCGGACGGTCTCGTTTTCGACCAGCTGGAGGTCGCTGGCCTCCGTGTCGACGTTCGCCCAGGCCTCCCGGGCGATGGCGTGTAGCTCGACCGCTTCCGTGTCGTCGACGGTCTGGCCCTGTCGGGCGAGCGTCAGGACGTTCTCGATGATGTCTTCCATGCGATCGTGAGCGCCCTCGGCGCGGTCGAGCACCGACAGCTCCTCGTTGTGTCTGGCGAGTTCGATCGCGCTCTCGGCGACGTTGAGCGGGTTGCGGAGGTCGTGGGAGACGATGCTGGCGAACTCGTCGAGCTGTTCGTTCTGGCGTCTGAGCTCTTCGGTGCGCTCCTCGAGGGCCTGTTTGCGGCGCTCGCGCTCGGTCACGTCGTGGATCAGCGAGACGCGGCCGGCGGCGCCGTCATCGCCGTCCAGTCTGGTGACCGTCACGTCGAAACACCGCTTCTCACCGGTGGGAGTCCGGACCCAGATCGCCGGGAACTCGCCCGCAGCCTCCGGATCGAGGAGGTCAACGTCGGCGTCGTCGACGAAGATGTCCGGGGGCAACACGTCCTCCAGTTGCCGGCCGACCACGCGCGCCTCGGGATCGCCGAGGATCTTCCGCCCCATCGGGTTGATGTCGACGACGCGGTTCCGGTGGTCGGTGACGAGCATCCCCCCGCCCATCTCCTCGATCATCGCGGTCCGGGCCACCGGCGCGAGGCTCTTCGACCGGGAGCCGAACAGTTCGAGCAGCGGTTTCAGCGGGAGGAACTCGTACGATCGGAACCCGACGAACACGAGCAGCGACAGCGACCCGAACACCAGGTTCGCCAGCGGCGCGAGCGTGTAGTGGGGCACTGGACTCAGGCCCGCCGTGCTCAGGGCGTGACAGCCGGTCAGCAGGACGCTGTAGGCCAGGAAGAAGAAGGTCCGTTTGCGGTAGACGTTCCGCGAGCCGACGAACTTCCCGAACAGCAGGTAGTCGCCGACGAAGAGCAACGCGTAGGTGTAGACGACGACGCCCCAGAACACGGGGCCATAGGACAGCGAGAGGTTCGCCACTGCCGCGTCCTGGACCAGCGTCGGGTCGACCCAGGCCAGGTCGCCGACGTTCGTCGCTCCGAGGACGAGCACGACGGCGGGGACGACCGCGAGTCCGGCGACCAGTTCCCGGGAGGCACCGCTCGGGTGTCCCGTGTACTGCCGGGCGAAGAGGAACAGCGAAGGCCCGATCGTGGCCATCGCGAACAGCGTGATCGCGTAGCCGCCCGTCTTCGTCGCGAGTCCGTCGCCGGCGAGGACGATCGCCTGCCCGAACGCCCACAGCGCCAGGCTGATCTCGACGAACATGAGCGGCGTCGTCCCCGATTTGGGCCGCTCGTTCCAGAGAAACGCCGCTACCAGCGTCGAGAGCACTCCTGAGACGACCAGCAGCCCTGCCAGGACAGGGATGCCGATGAACATACCTCGACATCGAGGCGTCGCGTGTTAAGTCTA
Above is a genomic segment from Halorientalis sp. LT38 containing:
- a CDS encoding histidine kinase N-terminal 7TM domain-containing protein, with translation MFIGIPVLAGLLVVSGVLSTLVAAFLWNERPKSGTTPLMFVEISLALWAFGQAIVLAGDGLATKTGGYAITLFAMATIGPSLFLFARQYTGHPSGASRELVAGLAVVPAVVLVLGATNVGDLAWVDPTLVQDAAVANLSLSYGPVFWGVVVYTYALLFVGDYLLFGKFVGSRNVYRKRTFFFLAYSVLLTGCHALSTAGLSPVPHYTLAPLANLVFGSLSLLVFVGFRSYEFLPLKPLLELFGSRSKSLAPVARTAMIEEMGGGMLVTDHRNRVVDINPMGRKILGDPEARVVGRQLEDVLPPDIFVDDADVDLLDPEAAGEFPAIWVRTPTGEKRCFDVTVTRLDGDDGAAGRVSLIHDVTERERRKQALEERTEELRRQNEQLDEFASIVSHDLRNPLNVAESAIELARHNEELSVLDRAEGAHDRMEDIIENVLTLARQGQTVDDTEAVELHAIAREAWANVDTEASDLQLVENETVRADRTRLLQVFENLFRNSIEHGTSEDGDDVTVTVGTLRDGFYVEDDGPGIPEDQQSEVLDQGFTTSENGTGFGLAIVETVADAHGWDVTVTDAPTGGARFEFSGIATDESTVQDEALT